The following proteins are co-located in the Rattus norvegicus strain BN/NHsdMcwi chromosome 19, GRCr8, whole genome shotgun sequence genome:
- the Slc9a5 gene encoding sodium/hydrogen exchanger 5 isoform X2, which yields MNVFHLSRKVTSLVPESCLLILLGLALGGIVLAVAKKAEYQLEPGTFFLFLLPPIVLDSGYFMPSRLFFDNLGAILTYAVVGTLWNAFTTGVALWGLQQAGLVAPRVQAGLLDFLLFGSLISAVDPVAVLAVFEEVHVNETLFIIVFGESLLNDAVTVVLYKVCNSFVEMGSANVQATDYLKGVASLFVVSLGGAAVGLVFAFLLALTTRFTKRVRIIEPLLVFLLAYAAYLTAEMASLSAILAVTMCGLGCKKYVEANISHKSRTAVKYTMKTLASSAETVIFMLLGISAVDSSKWAWDSGLVLGTLFFILFFRALGVVLQTWVLNQFRLVPLDKIDQVVMSYGGLRGAVAFALVILLDRTKVPAKDYFVATTIVVVFFTVIVQGLTIKPLVKWLRVKRSDYHKPTLNQELHEHTFDHILAAVEDVVGHHGYHYWRDRWEQFDKKYLSQLLMRRSAYRIRDQIWDVYYRLNIRDAISFVDQGGHVLSSAGLTLPSMPSRNSVAETSVTNLLRESGSGACLDLQVIDTVRSGRDREDAVMHHLLCGGLYKPRRRYKASCSRHFISEDAQERQDKEVFQQNMKRRLESFKSTKHNICFTKSKPRPRKTGHKKKDGVANPEATNGKPPRDLGFQDTAAVILTVESEEEEESESSETEKEDDEGIIFVARATSEVLQEGKVSGSLEVCPSPRIIPPSPTCAEKELPWKSGQGDLAVYVSSETTKIVPVDMQTGWNQSISSLESLASPPCTQPPTLTRLPPHPLVPEEPQVPLDLSSDPRSSFAFPPSLAKAGRSRSESSADIPQQQELQPLMGHKDHTHLSPGPANSHWCIQFNRGGRL from the exons ATGAATG TGTTCCACCTGTCTCGGAAGGTGACGTCTCTGGTCCCTGAGAGCTGCCTGCTGATTTTGCTGGGCCTGGCGTTAGGGGGCATTGTCTTAGCTGTGGCCAAGAAGGCTGAGTACCAGCTGGAGCCGGGgaccttcttccttttcctgctcCCTCCCATCGTGCTAGACTCTGGCTATTTCATGCCGAGCCGGCTGTTTTTTGACAACTTGGGTGCCATTCTCACCTATGCCGTGGTGGGCACGCTGTGGAACGCCTTCACAACAGGTGTTGCCCTTTGGGGCCTGCAGCAGGCTGGACTTGTGG CTCCTAGGGTACAGGCTGGCCTGCTGGACTTCTTGCTCTTTGGAAGCCTCATCTCAGCGGTGGACCCTGTGGCTGTGTTGGCTGTCTTTGAGGAGGTGCACGTCAATGAGACCCTCTTTATCATCGTCTTCGGCGAGTCCCTGCTTAATGATGCAGTAACTGTG GTGCTGTACAAGGTCTGCAACTCCTTTGTGGAGATGGGCTCTGCCAACGTGCAGGCCACTGACTACCTAAAGGGAGTCG CCTCCCTGTTTGTGGTCAGTCTGGGCGGGGCAGCCGTGGGCTTAGTCTTTGCCTTCCTCCTGGCCCTGACCACACGCTTCACCAAGCGGGTCCGCATCATCGAGCCGTTGCTGGTCTTCCTCCTCGCCTATGCAGCCTACCTCACTGCCGAAATGGCCTCATTGTCTGCCATTCTTGC GGTGACCATGTGTGGCCTGGGATGTAAGAAGTATGTGGAGGCCAACATCTCCCATAAGTCACGCACAGCTGTGAAATACACAATGAAAACGCTTGCCAGCTCCGCAGAAACGGTCATCTTCATGCTCCTTGGCATCTCAGCCGTGGACTCTTCCAAATGGGCCTGGGACTCTGGGCTGGTGCTGGGCACCCTCTTCTTCATCCTGTTCTTCCGAGCCCTCG GCGTAGTCCTGCAGACGTGGGTGCTGAATCAGTTCCGGCTGGTCCCTCTGGACAAGATTGACCAGGTGGTGATGTCCTATGGGGGCCTTCGGGGGGCTGTGGCCTTTGCTCTCGTCATCCTACTGGACAGGACCAAGGTCCCTGCCAAGGACTACTTTGTGGCCACCACTATTGTGGTGGTCTTCTTCACAGTCATCGTGCAG GGTTTGACCATCAAGCCACTGGTCAAGTGGCTGAGGGTGAAGAGGAGTGATTACCACAAACCCACCTTGAACCAGGAGCTACACGAGCAC ACTTTTGACCACATTCTGGCTGCAGTGGAGGACGTTGTGGGGCACCATGGCTACCACTACTGGAGGGACAG GTGGGAGCAGTTTGACAAGAAGTACCTGAGCCAGCTCTTGATGCGGCGGTCAGCCTATCGTATCCGAGACCAGATCTGGGATGTGTACTACAGGCTCAACATCCGAGACGCCATCAGCTTTGTGGACCAG GGAGGCCACGTCTTGTCCTCCGCGGGACTCACTCTACCCTCTATGCCTAGCAGAAACTCTGTGGCAGAGACTTCTGTCACCAACCTGTT GAGGGAGAGCGGCAGTGGAGCGTGTCTGGATCTGCAGGTGATTGACACAGTACGCAGTGGCCGAGACCGAGAGGATGCTGTGATGCATCATCTGCTCTGCGGAGGCCTCTACAAGCCACGGCGCAGG TACAAAGCTAGCTGCAGCCGCCACTTCATCTCAGAGGAcgcccaggagcgacaggacaAGGAGGTCTTCCAGCAGAACATGAAGAGACGGCTCGAGTCTTTTAAGTCCACCAAACATAACATCTGTTTCACCAAGAGCAAACCTCGACCCCGCAAGACCGGCCATAAGAAG AAGGATGGTGTGGCTAATCCCGAAGCTACAAATGGGAAGCCTCCTCGAGACCTGGGCTTTCAGGACACAG CTGCTGTGATCCTAACTGTGGagtctgaggaggaggaagaaagtgagagttcagagacagagaaagaagatgaTGAAGGGATCATCTTCGTGGCTCGAGCCACCAGTGAGGTTCTCCAAGAAGGCAAAGTCTCAG gaAGCCTCGAGGTGTGTCCGAGCCCACGCATCATCCCCCCATCCCCGACCTGCGCGGAGAAAGAGCTACCCTGGAAGAGTGGGCAGGGAGACCTGGCTGTGTATGTGTCTTCAGAAACAACCAAGATCGTGCCTGTGGACATGCAGACAGGCTGGAACCAGAGCATCTCATCCCTGGAGAGCCTGGCATCCCCTCCCTGTACCCAGCCCCCGACTTTAACCCGCTTACCTCCCCACCCACTCGTCCCTGAAGAGCCCCAGGTTCCTCTTGACCTGTCTTCTGACCCTCGCTCTAGCTTTGCTTTCCCCCCAAGCCTGGCCAAAGCTGGCCGTTCTCGCAGTGAGAGCAGCGCCGACATCCCGCAGCAGCAGGAGCTGCAACCCCTCATGGGCCACAAGGACCACACTCATCTTAGTCCAGGCCCTGCCAACTCCCACTGGTGCATCCAGTTCAACAGAGGAGGCAGGCTGTAG
- the Slc9a5 gene encoding sodium/hydrogen exchanger 5 isoform X5 — MASLSAILAVTMCGLGCKKYVEANISHKSRTAVKYTMKTLASSAETVIFMLLGISAVDSSKWAWDSGLVLGTLFFILFFRALGVVLQTWVLNQFRLVPLDKIDQVVMSYGGLRGAVAFALVILLDRTKVPAKDYFVATTIVVVFFTVIVQGLTIKPLVKWLRVKRSDYHKPTLNQELHEHTFDHILAAVEDVVGHHGYHYWRDRWEQFDKKYLSQLLMRRSAYRIRDQIWDVYYRLNIRDAISFVDQGGHVLSSAGLTLPSMPSRNSVAETSVTNLLRESGSGACLDLQVIDTVRSGRDREDAVMHHLLCGGLYKPRRRYKASCSRHFISEDAQERQDKEVFQQNMKRRLESFKSTKHNICFTKSKPRPRKTGHKKKDGVANPEATNGKPPRDLGFQDTAAVILTVESEEEEESESSETEKEDDEGIIFVARATSEVLQEGKVSGSLEVCPSPRIIPPSPTCAEKELPWKSGQGDLAVYVSSETTKIVPVDMQTGWNQSISSLESLASPPCTQPPTLTRLPPHPLVPEEPQVPLDLSSDPRSSFAFPPSLAKAGRSRSESSADIPQQQELQPLMGHKDHTHLSPGPANSHWCIQFNRGGRL, encoded by the exons ATGGCCTCATTGTCTGCCATTCTTGC GGTGACCATGTGTGGCCTGGGATGTAAGAAGTATGTGGAGGCCAACATCTCCCATAAGTCACGCACAGCTGTGAAATACACAATGAAAACGCTTGCCAGCTCCGCAGAAACGGTCATCTTCATGCTCCTTGGCATCTCAGCCGTGGACTCTTCCAAATGGGCCTGGGACTCTGGGCTGGTGCTGGGCACCCTCTTCTTCATCCTGTTCTTCCGAGCCCTCG GCGTAGTCCTGCAGACGTGGGTGCTGAATCAGTTCCGGCTGGTCCCTCTGGACAAGATTGACCAGGTGGTGATGTCCTATGGGGGCCTTCGGGGGGCTGTGGCCTTTGCTCTCGTCATCCTACTGGACAGGACCAAGGTCCCTGCCAAGGACTACTTTGTGGCCACCACTATTGTGGTGGTCTTCTTCACAGTCATCGTGCAG GGTTTGACCATCAAGCCACTGGTCAAGTGGCTGAGGGTGAAGAGGAGTGATTACCACAAACCCACCTTGAACCAGGAGCTACACGAGCAC ACTTTTGACCACATTCTGGCTGCAGTGGAGGACGTTGTGGGGCACCATGGCTACCACTACTGGAGGGACAG GTGGGAGCAGTTTGACAAGAAGTACCTGAGCCAGCTCTTGATGCGGCGGTCAGCCTATCGTATCCGAGACCAGATCTGGGATGTGTACTACAGGCTCAACATCCGAGACGCCATCAGCTTTGTGGACCAG GGAGGCCACGTCTTGTCCTCCGCGGGACTCACTCTACCCTCTATGCCTAGCAGAAACTCTGTGGCAGAGACTTCTGTCACCAACCTGTT GAGGGAGAGCGGCAGTGGAGCGTGTCTGGATCTGCAGGTGATTGACACAGTACGCAGTGGCCGAGACCGAGAGGATGCTGTGATGCATCATCTGCTCTGCGGAGGCCTCTACAAGCCACGGCGCAGG TACAAAGCTAGCTGCAGCCGCCACTTCATCTCAGAGGAcgcccaggagcgacaggacaAGGAGGTCTTCCAGCAGAACATGAAGAGACGGCTCGAGTCTTTTAAGTCCACCAAACATAACATCTGTTTCACCAAGAGCAAACCTCGACCCCGCAAGACCGGCCATAAGAAG AAGGATGGTGTGGCTAATCCCGAAGCTACAAATGGGAAGCCTCCTCGAGACCTGGGCTTTCAGGACACAG CTGCTGTGATCCTAACTGTGGagtctgaggaggaggaagaaagtgagagttcagagacagagaaagaagatgaTGAAGGGATCATCTTCGTGGCTCGAGCCACCAGTGAGGTTCTCCAAGAAGGCAAAGTCTCAG gaAGCCTCGAGGTGTGTCCGAGCCCACGCATCATCCCCCCATCCCCGACCTGCGCGGAGAAAGAGCTACCCTGGAAGAGTGGGCAGGGAGACCTGGCTGTGTATGTGTCTTCAGAAACAACCAAGATCGTGCCTGTGGACATGCAGACAGGCTGGAACCAGAGCATCTCATCCCTGGAGAGCCTGGCATCCCCTCCCTGTACCCAGCCCCCGACTTTAACCCGCTTACCTCCCCACCCACTCGTCCCTGAAGAGCCCCAGGTTCCTCTTGACCTGTCTTCTGACCCTCGCTCTAGCTTTGCTTTCCCCCCAAGCCTGGCCAAAGCTGGCCGTTCTCGCAGTGAGAGCAGCGCCGACATCCCGCAGCAGCAGGAGCTGCAACCCCTCATGGGCCACAAGGACCACACTCATCTTAGTCCAGGCCCTGCCAACTCCCACTGGTGCATCCAGTTCAACAGAGGAGGCAGGCTGTAG